The genomic stretch GTAATACATGCACAAATTGTAACGCTCAGTTAAAATGTGGTCTATAAAGAAAACAACGTAAATCAACCGGGGCTCCCTCGGTTGATTTGCTATTGTCGTTGCTTGTTTTTAAGGTTATTGTATAGTAAAATTTAAATGCAGTTTTACATAAAACAAATGGAAATAATGGAGGAGAAGTTATGCCAACGCCAAGTATGGAAGATTATATTGAACAAATTTATATGCTAATTGAAGACAAAGGGTATGCCCGAGTATCGGATATTGCAGAAGCCTTGGCTGTTCATCCCTCCTCAGTAACAAAAATGGTTCAAAAGCTTGATAAAGACGAATATTTAATTTATGAGAAATATCGCGGCTTAATTTTAACAGCAAAAGGCCAAAAAATTGGGAAGCGTCTCGTATATCGCCATGAATTGCTTGAGCAATTACTTCGAATCATTGGTGTTGATGAAGAGAATATTTATGAGGATGTTGAAGGAATTGAGCATCATTTAAGCTGGAATTCAATTGATCGTATTGGTGATCTCGTTCAATATTTTGAAGAAAATGAAGCGCGTGTTGAAGCTCTTCGTGCAACACAGCGTAAAAGTGAACAATAAATATAGAAACGTTAAGCACTGAGTGCTTAACGTTTTTTTGTTGTTTTTATAAAGACGTGCATAAAGAAAGAAAGGTGCGATTAAAAATGTAAAAAGGCGGATTTTGAAGGGGTGAAACCTTGTACATAGACGGCGTTTTTGCAGGAGGCGGTATTAAAGGGTTTGCACTTGTGGGAGCTCTTCAAGCAGTGGAAAACAAAGGACTTATTTATCGCAGGTTGGCAGGAACGAGCGCAGGAGCAATTATTTCTGCTTTTATTGTTGCAGGCTATACAAGTAGAGATATACAAAAAATGTTAGAAGAAATGGAGCTCAGTGAGTTGTTAGACAGCAGAGCCTCTCTTTTGCCTGCAAAGTGGGGGAAATGGCTTCTTTTATATTGGCGCCTTGGTTTATATAAAGGAGACCGTCTTGAACTTTGGATAGAGGAAAAGTTAAAAGCAAGAGGAATATATTCATTTGGAGATGTACCAAAACATGCTTTACGTATTATTGCTTCAGATATTACGGATGGAAAGATTGTTGTAATTCCAGATGACTTGCCAAGCTACGGAATTAACCCTGAGACATTTTCTGTAGCTAAAGCTGTAAGAATGAGCTGTAGCTTACCTTACTTTTTTGAACCTGTAAAGCTAAAAGCAAACTCAGGAGTCAAAATAATGGTAGATGGTGGAGTGCTAAGTAATTTTCCAATGTGGCTGTTTCAAAAGCGAGATCAACCAAAAGTACGTCCTGTTCTAGGGGTGAAGTTTAGCTCTCCTGAAGATAGTGTGCAGTCAGCTGAAATTCATAATGCGATCGACTTATTTGGTGCTCTTTTTGATACGATGAAAAATGCACATGATGCTAGACATATTTCTAAAAAGCATGAACGAGATATTATTTTTCTACCGGTTGATTCAACGCTTACAACAGAATTTGGGTTAGCAGAGGAAAAGAAAGAAGAACTGATTTCTTTAGGCAGAGAACGTGCAAATGCCTTTTTGAAAACATGGACATATTAAAAAACCAGGTGACAGTTGTCACCTGGTTTTTTTATTAGAAAAGAGCTCTATTTTTCTTTTTGCCTTTTTTACCTTCAATGACCGTTAAGTGACTCGAGCTACGTTTTCGTTCTTTCGTAAAAGACTGACCAAGATTTTTGGCTTTACCTTGAATAGGCGTGATTTTTGAATTTTTAATCATACGCTTTTTTGGCTTAACTTTAGCTTTTTCTCGCGCTCTCAAACGAGATTTTGACTGCTTTACGGCTTGAGCGTATTTTCGATCATACGGAGAACTGGAGGGCTGACGACGGCCTAAAACAAAGCGATATACGAGATAAAAAATAATCAAGAAGAAAAAGATTGTTCCGATAGAGCGTAAGAGACTCCCTGGTTCAAACAAAATTGTATACAGAAAACCAACTACCCCAAGTGTAATGACGGCGTACACAACATACGTAACAAAAGAACGTCTCATTATCTTCACCTCCACCAAAGATGTACACTATTTATTGTAAAAAAGTTTTACACAACTTTATTTTGGGTTGTTCCGGCTTTTTTTTCTTCAAGAACAAGTAGGCGTGAGAAAGAAGCAATCGCAACTTCTACTTGATCGTCTTTCGGTTCTTTCGTTGTTAAGAGCTGAAGCCATAACCCTGGATAACCTAAATATTTTAAAACAGGGAAAGAACTTAGTTTGTTTGTTAATTGCAATACTTCAAAAGAAAGACCAAGAACAACGGGGATAAGAGCGAGGCGATTTACAATCCTTACCCAAAGTGGATCAGTTGGAACTAGTAAATAAACGAACATACCAACAATAACAGTAAATAGAATAAAACTACTTCCGCACCTGTAATGGAGACGGGACTGGGACTGTACACCTTCTATTGTTAACTCTATTCCCTTTTCGTACGCATTAATAACCTTATGTTCCGCCCCATGATACTGAAATACTCGTTTTATGAGCGGCGTTTGCGAGATTAAGAAAATATAGCAAATAATCAATAAAAATTTGAAGAAAGATTCAACAACTATCTGTGCCACATCCGAAGAAAAAATGGGCCTTGTTAGTTCTGCCAAAAATACGGGAACAAGTGTCATTAACACTTTACCAATAATAAAAGAGAGAACGCCTATAACAGCCACGCCAAGAATCATAGTTAGCTTTGATTCTTTTTTCTCTTTCAGTTTCTCATCTTCACTAGGATCAAGATCAAAGCGATCTGATGAAAAATTGAGGTGTTTAGAACCGTTCGCTGTAGCTTCAACAATAGCCGCAATACCGCGAAGAAAAGGAACCTTTTTAATTTTTTTCAGAAATGATGATGATTTACGGGGAGCTTCAAAGAAATCGATGCTTTGATCTTTTCGGCGGATAGCCGTAACGCACGAGGTTTTACCACCAAACATAACACCTTCCACAACAGCCTGCCCACCGTAAACGGGTTTTGAATTTTGAGCCATGATGTATAAACACCAACCTAACTAATGAATTGTGTATTAACTAAATTATTTCAGTAAAGAACAGTTCATTCAAATTTCTTTTTTCTTTGTGTCATTTATATTCTACAAGAAAAGGCAAGAAACCTCTAGGTTGTTGTATATTCTCTAGTTTAGACAAATTTTATGATAATTAGACTAAAACTAACAAACAATATAAAGGCAAATAGAATCTAGGTAAAAAGATTATACTAAAATTAGTGAGGTGAGAAAAGATGGAAAAAAATCAAGAGAAAAAAGAAAAGCTTCCTTCTTTTATGAATAAAGCGATTGTGATTGGTATCTCGGCAGGAGTTTTGTTTGGTATTTTAAGCTACATTGCATATGTGTTAAATTTGAGTGAAATTCGAGCAAATCTTATTTTAGAGCCTTGGACATTTGGAGAATGGAAACATCACATCATTGGACATATTATTGGAATTATTCTCCTTGCCATTATTTCTATTCCTGTTGCACTTATTTACTATGCACTACTACGAAAATTTGAAAGCATGTGGGTTGGAGCGGCATATGGTGTTATACTTTGGGGCTTTGTTTTCTTTCTGCTAAATCCGATTTTTCCAAATTTAAAAGAGATTACAGACCTTAGTAAAGATACCATCATTACAACTTTTTGTTTTTACTTGCTCTATGGAATTTTTATTGGGTATTCTATTTCGTACGAAGAATCTGAATTGCGACGAATTAGTGCTTCCTCATAAGCTATAGCGTCTTCTTTATGATAAGATAAGGAAAGAACGGAATTTTTTGAAGCAAAGGGAGAGTGCTATGAAACAATTCTTAGTTATAAATGGACCAAATTTAAATTATTTAGGAAAACGCGAGCCTGAAATTTACGGAAGTACAACGCTTGTAAATTTAGAAAACAGCTTAAAAACAAAAGGAGAAGCTCTCGACCTTTCTCTGGATTTTCTTCAATCCAACCATGAAGGTGTAATTATTGATGCTATGTACAAAGCAAATGAAACATGTGATGGGGTACTCCTAAATCCGGGTGCTTTCACTCATTATAGCTATGCGATTCGCGATTGTATTGCAAGCCTTAACATTCCTGTTGTAGAAGTTCATATTTCAAATGTTCATGCAAGAGAAGAATTCCGCCATACCTCTGTTATTGCACCAGTAAGTGCAGGACAGATCGTTGGGTTTGGATTGTTTGGATATGAAATGGGGATTAATGCTTTAAAGAATATCGCGGAAGGGAAGGAATAGCATGACAGAAAAACTTATAAAACTTCGTGGAAGCTTTGAACAAAGAGGAATTGACGGCCTTCTTATCACAAGTAAATACAATCGTCGTTACATGACAAACTTTACGGGAAGTGCTGGAGTTGTTGTCATTTCAAAAGAAAAAGCCGTCTTTATTACAGACTTTCGCTACATAGAACAAGCAACAAAGCAAACAGAAGGATTTGAAATTGTCAAACATACTGGACCAATTGCAAAAGAAATTGCTTCTGTCGTTGAACAGTTAGGAATTAAAGCGCTAGGATTTGAAGAACATGCAATTACGTACGCTGACTTCTCCACATACCAAAAGGAAATCTCGTCCCAACTTGTTCCTGTCTCAGGTCTTGTAGAAAACTTACGCTTGATTAAGACTAGTGAAGAGATTAAGATATTAAAGGAAGCTGCCAAGTTAACAGACGAAGCTTTTCATCATATTTTATCTTACATCAAACCCGGTGTAACGGAGCTTGAGGTTTCAAATGAGCTTGAATTTTATATGAGAAAACATGGCGCGGCGTCTTCTTCATTTGATACAATTGTTGCTTCAGGGTATAGAAGTGCTTTACCACATGGAGTTGCTAGCGAAAAAGTGATTAAGGAAGGCGAGCTTGTAACGCTTGATTTTGGCGCGTACTATAAAGGGTATTGTTCAGATATTACAAGAACGGTTGCTGTTGGCGACGTTAGTGATGAATTGAAGAACATTTATGACATTGTTCTAAAGGCGCAGTTGCGTGGCGTTGACGGTATTAAAAAAGGTATTACAGGGGTTCAAGCTGATGCCTTAGCGCGTAACTATATTACAGAACATGGATACGGGGAATACTTTGGGCACTCCACAGGCCATGGAATTGGTCTTGAAGTTCATGAAGGCCCCGCTCTTTCAACTCGTTCTGATACTGTACTAGAGCCTGGGATGGTTGTAACCGTTGAGCCTGGTATTTACGTACCAAACGTAGGCGGTGTTCGAATTGAAGATGATTTGCTCATAACAGATGAAGGCAATGAAAATTTAACATATGCCCCAAAAGAACTTATTATTTTATAAAGGTAAACTAGGAGGACTATTAGATGGTTTCAGTAAATGATTTTCGTACAGGGTTAACAATCGAAGTGGATGGAGGAATTTGGCAAGTGATGGAGTTCCAGCACGTTAAGCCAGGAAAAGGAGCTGCATTTGTTCGCTCTAAACTTCGTAACCTTCGTACAGGAGCTGTCCAAGAGAAAACATTCCGTGCAGGTGAAAAAGTAAACAAAGCACGAATCGATAATCGCAAAATGCAGTATCTATATGCGAATGGTGATCAACACGTATTCATGGATACAAACACATATGATCAAATTGAACTTCCAGAAGTTCAAATTGAATATGAGCTTAAGTTCTTAAAAGAAAACATGGAAGTAAGCATTATGATGTATGAAAGCGAAACATTAGGTGTTGAGCTTCCAAACAGTGTTGAGCTAACAGTAACAGAAACAGAACCAGGTATTAAAGGAGATACGGCTTCAGGTGGAACAAAACCTGCAACAGTTGAAACAGGTTTAGTTGTTCAAGTTCCATTCTTCGTAAACCAAGGAGACGTTCTTGTTGTTAATACAAGCGATGGAAGCTACGTATCACGTGCTTAATTGACATTAAAAAGCAAGAGCCTATTAGGCTCTTGCTTTTTTTTTGTGCATAAAAGCCAAAAAAAAGCATAGGTTGTACTAATATTTTGCTCTTAGGCGAGGAGAAGTGAACAGATGAGGCCTTTTTGGAATATGTTTGATACAACAATCATTACGATGGCGTGTTTACGCTTTATCTCAGGATTTATTGAGCTAACAGCAGCAGTACTTATTCTTTTTGGTAACGATGTCAAGAAAGCTCTTTTTATCAACAGTTTGTTAGCCTTAATTGGGCCGCTCATTATGTTGGCCTCTATTTCAATTGGTCTATTTTCCATCGCAGATCAGCTTTCATATGGAAAGTTTGTGTTTATTGGTCTTGGAGTAGCATTTATTTTTATTGGCATTTACAAATAGCGTTCTGGCATTAAAATAGCCAAGCTTGCATACATTGAAAATAACTAAGTAGGCGAGGGGATTAAGGATGGAATCAGTTTTAAGCGTACTTCCTCAACATGTCGTAGAGCTCCTCAGGCGCTATATAGATGAAGATGTGCAAGAAATTCGGCTAAGAATTAACCGTCCTATTGAACTAATCAAAAAAGACGAGCCTATTTTTTATTCCGTACTACCCGTGAAAGAGGATTTCGCATATATGCTTAGTCAACTTAGTCAATCATCGATGTACATGCTTGAAGAAGAGTTACAAAAGGGCTATATCACAATAAAAGGTGGACACCGCGTCGGACTAGCGGGGCGAGTCATTACTGAGAATGGCAAAGTAAAAGCAATTCGTGATATTACGTCATTAAACATTCGAATTGCACGCGAGAAAATTGGGATTGGAGAAAGTCTAATCGACAGTCTTTACAATCGTAAATGGTTAAATACAGTCATTATTGGAGCTCCTCAATCTGGGAAAACAACCATGCTAAGAGATCTTGCCCGTCTTGTTAGCACAGGAGTGGAAAGAAAAAGAATTCCTTCGCAAAAAGTGGGGATTGTAGATGAACGATCGGAAATTGCAGGCTGTCTTGACGGAGTGCCACAGCATACGTTTGGCCCTCGGGTTGATGTGCTTGATGCCTGTCCAAAAGCAGAAGGAATGATGATGTTGATTCGTTCAATGAGTCCGAACGTTCTTATTGTAGATGAAGTTGGACGAGTAGAAGATACAGAGGCTATTTTGGAAGCTGTTCATGCAGGAGTTAGCTTAATTTTAACTGCTCATGGAAGCTCTGTTAAAGATATGGCAACAAGGCCTTCATTAAAAGCACTAATAGACGCTTGCATTATCGACCGTTTTGTACTTCTTTCAAATCGAAATGGACCTGGCACTGTCGAAGGGATTTTTCAGCAGGAAGTAAAACGAAAGAAAGATGGAATAGAAGGTGTAAGAAAATGAAACTTTTTGGAGCTTTGTTTATTTTAGTTGCGACAACATGGTTTGGGTTTGATCTCGCAAAACAGCTCAATGCAAGACCAAAACAGCTTCGCCAGCTTAAAAGTGCTCTAAGATCACTTGAGGCAGAAATTATGTATAGTCATCGTCCTCTACCACAGATTGCCCGTTTATTAACAGAACAAGTACCAAAACCAATCGCTTCCTTTTTTGATTCTTTTGCAACATATTTAGAAATGGGTCAAAAAAGTGCTGGAGAGGCTTGGCTGCTTAGTATAGAAGAAAATTGGCGTCTAACTGCTTTAAAGCAAGGGGAGAAAGAAGCTTTAAAACAATTTGGACAGACGCTCGGACAGCATGATCGGTATTCACAGCAAAAGCATATCGTGTTAACGCTTAACCATTTAGAGCGGGAGGAAGCAGATGCTGTTGACAGGCAAACGCGCTACGAGAAGATGGTGAAAAGCCTAGGGTTCCTAACAGGGTTATTGTTAGTCATTTTATTACTGTAGCTGTAGGAGGATGAAACAAAATGGGGGTAGACATCAATACCATTTTTCAAATTGCCGGAGTAGGCATTATCGTTGCTTTTTTAGTAACCGTTCTAGAACAAATGGGCAAAAAAGATTTTGCAAACTGGGTTACGCTCATTGGTTTTATTTATATTTTGTTTATGGTCGCGTCAATTGTACAAGACTTGTTTCAAAAAATTAAGTCTGTATTCCTTTTTCAAGGCTAAAGGAGGTGATGGGAGATTGAAATGATCCAAATTGTTGGCCTTGGTTTAATTGCCACGTTTTTAACGATTATTTTAAAAGAACAAAAATCCTCCATCGCTTTTCTTCTTGTTGTATTTGTTGGCTGCGTTATTTTTTTGTTTCTCGTTGATAAAATCAGCGAAATTATTGGAATGGTTGAAGTCCTTTCGCGTCAAGCCGGGGTCAATGTCATATACGTAGAAACTATTTTAAAGATTATTGGGATTGCTTATATTGCTGAATTTGGTGCTCAAATTACGAAAGATGCTGGACAAGGTTCCATTGCTTCAAAAATCGAGTTAGGAGGGAAAATCCTCATTTTATCAATGGCAATACCAATCTTAACGGTTGTGATTGAAACCATTATTTCAATGTTGCCCACAACATAATGAATGAGGATTGAGGTGCGCACATGAAAAAGAAAAAAAGCTTATTTTGTTTAGTATTGCTGCTTTTTCTTTTTTTTCTACCTGACAGTGTACAAGCTTTTCCAAGTGCTGATGAAATGGTAGATGAACAGGTGGATCAGCTTGGCATTGATGAGATAAAAGGATTTTGGAATAATATCATGACAGAGTATGGTGGTTTTTTACCGGAAAGTCAGAAAGGAAGTCTTGTCGAGTTTTTGAAAGGAGACAAAGAACTTTCGCTAGAGGAGTGGTTGAAAGGGCTTATGAAGTTCTTTCTTCACGAAATTATTGCAAATGGAAAACTCCTCGGTACGCTTATTATGCTAACAATCTTTTGCGTATTCCTCCAGAATCTTCAGAATGCATTTGAGAAAACAACCGTTAGTAAAGTAGCTTATGCACTTGTTTATCTTGTGCTTATTGTCATTGCTTTAAATAGCTTCCACATTGCTATCTCATATGCCACGGAAGCCATACAGACGATGATTCATTTTATTATCGCGCTTATTCCTCTTCTTCTAGCTCTTATGGCTTCTTCGGGAGGCGTGATGTCAGCTGCTTTTTTTCATCCGGTTATTATTTTTCTTATGAACACAAGCGGATTGCTTATTCAGTATGTTGTAATGCCGCTTTTATTTCTTTCTGCACTGTTAAGCATTGTAAGTACAATTTCAGAACAATACAAAGTGACACAGCTTGCTCAGCTTATGAGAAATGTGAGCATTGGAGTTCTTGGGGGGTTTCTCACTATTTTTTTAGGCGTTATTTCTGTTCAGGGGACAAGCTCGGCTGTAGCAGATGGAATTACTGTGAGAACCGCAAAATTTATTACAGGAAACTTTGTTCCTGTTGTAGGACGGATGTTTACAGATGCAACAGATACAGTATTAAGTGCCTCTCTACTATTGAAAAATACGGTGGGCCTTGTTGGAGTAGCGATTTTACTTTTTATTACAGCTTTTCCTGCTCTTAAACTCCTTTCAATTGCGATTATTTACAAGCTTGCTGCAGCTCTGATCCAGCCTGTTGGAGGAGGACCAATCATCTCCTGTTTGAGCATTATTAGCAGAAGCGTTATTTATATTTTTGCTGCTCTTGCTGTTGTTTCTTTAATGTTTTTCTTATGTATTACGCTTGTTATTACTGCAAGTAATATTACGATGATGGTCAGATAAGGAGGGTGTTGATGGGAGCGTTAACAGAATGGGTTACAAATATTATTCTGTTTATCTTGCTTGCTACCATTATTGATTTACTGTTACCAAGCTCATCTATGCAGAAGTACGCAAAGATGGTTATTGGTCTACTTCTTATGCTTATTATTTTGACACCTGTTTTCAGCATATTCAAAGTGAACGTTGATAAACTGTTTACCGCCATTAACTCTTCTTCTATCTCTCAAGAAAACTCTTCAAAAAATTTGCTAGATTTAAAGAAAAAAGAAATACAAGCGTCACAAGATGCATATATTTTAGAACAGATGGCTGTCCAACTAGAAGAGGGAGTAAAAGAGGAGTTGGTGAAGGAGTATGGAGTAGAAGTTTCAGGCGTAGAAGTTCATATGAAAGACGAGAAAGGTGAAAAAAGTTTTGAAAATATTAGTTCCATCTCTCTGTCTGTTCAGCCAAAGGAGAATAAGCATACAGCATCAGTCTCAGACGTTGAAGTTGTTTCCATTAATACGTCGGAACCTATTAAAAAAGAGAAAACAGAAAACGACGAGAAGCTAAAGAAGGTGCAAAGTTTTCTTTCTAAAAAATGGGATATGGATAAAAAACAAATTATAGTCACAATGGGAGGAGGAGAAGCAGATGAGCGATAAGGAGAGCAACAAGAAAAAGAGCTTCTTAGCGAGACTATCTTCTTCAGATCCACCTAAGAAAAACCGCAAGCTTGCATATGTGATTTTACTTTTGGCCGCTGGAGTTTTTGTCATGCTCTATGGGAATTTTCAAAGCTCAACAGCAAAACCAGACGCCGTTGAAACGAAAAGCTCAGGAGATAGCCAGCAAGAAAAAGAGGAAGTAGAAACGTTTGGAAGTGGAAAAGAAAAGCAGGCTAGAACAATTTCAGACTATGAAAAAAAATATGAAGCAGAACTTACAGATGTGCTAGAAAGTATGATTGGCGTTGATAATGTGCAAGTATTTGTAAATGTTGATGCAACAGAAGAGAAAGTTTATGAGCATAACACAGTAAACCAAAGTCAAACAACAGAAGAAAATGACCGTGAAGGCGGTACAAGGAATATTGAAGATAACTCAGTGGATCAACAGCTCGTTATTGTTCGTAACGGTGATAAAGAACAGCCCGTTGTTGTAAAAACACTAAAACCTGATATTAGGGGCGTTCTTGTCGTTGCGAAGGGAGCTGATAATATAAAAGTGAAAAAGTCGGTTGTGGACGCAGTTACGAGAGTACTCGATGTTCCAAGTCATCGCGTGGCAGTCACGCCTAAAAAGACGAAGGGGGATTAAATTTTATGTTGCTGAAAAAACAAACCGTTTGGTTATTAACAATGCTTAGCTTAGTTGTTGTTTTATCTGTTTATTATATTACGTCTCCAAGCCCACAGAGTGATAACGTCGCTTTTACAGATAAAGAAGAAAGTAAAGAAAAAGAAAGTGCAAAGCAAACGGATAAAGAAACAGAGCAAAAGGCAGCTTCAACAACAGAGAAAAACGGTGAAACAGTTGTCTCAACCGTGGAAAACGAAGACCAATTTTTGGCGATGCGCATGCAAATTACAGACGAGAGAAGTAAAGAAATTGAGAAACTTGAGGACGTTGTTGCATCAAATGAGGCTTCAGTAGAAGAGAAAAGTGAAGCAAAAGACAAAGTAGAAGAACTTTCAAAACTCAATGAAAAAGAGCAAACAATTGAAACATTAATCAAAGAAAAAGGGTATGATGATGCCCTTGTACGCGCTGAAGATAATGGGGTACGTATCGTTGTGAAATCAAAAGAAGATAGCAAAAAACAAGCAAATGAAATTATGAATATCGTGACGCAAGAAATTGGAGCTAAGAAAGTAGCGGTAGAATTTGAGCCTGTTAAATAATGAAATAAAAAAAAGGCGACTTCTGTCGCCTTTTTTTTATTTGAACTTATTTTGCATCCGAAGCAAGACTGAAATATAATAGTTAATGATAACACTAGGTAATAACTAGTACATTGTCAAAGAAAAGAAGTTTACTTAAAATAGAAAAGGACGGTTGTCCAAAGCATACAGCTGTTGAAATTTTAAGGACAGTTAGCGTATGATGTTAAGTATTCACTAGTCGATGAAATGGAGTGTAAAAGAGATGTTAAAAATTCAAGAGATTCGCGAAATTATTCGCCTTGTTGATCAGTCATCTATCGAAGAATTTATGTACGAGCATGAAGGGTCAAAAATTAAGTTAAAAAAGAAGGGTGCTCTTGCAGCGCAACAGAAAGTAGTTATTCAAGAACAGCCTGTTCAACAAATACCGGCTCAGCCATCAGTGCAGCCTGTTGTGCAACAAAATGAACCACAACAACCGGTACATACAGAAGAGAAAAAAGAAGAGAGCAACCTTCATAAAATTACATCACCGATGGTTGGAACTTTTTATAATTCTTCTTCGCCAGAAGCAGGTCCATATGTTCAAACAGGAACCAAAGTTAAACAAGATAGCGTAGTTT from Priestia filamentosa encodes the following:
- the spoIIIAF gene encoding stage III sporulation protein AF encodes the protein MGALTEWVTNIILFILLATIIDLLLPSSSMQKYAKMVIGLLLMLIILTPVFSIFKVNVDKLFTAINSSSISQENSSKNLLDLKKKEIQASQDAYILEQMAVQLEEGVKEELVKEYGVEVSGVEVHMKDEKGEKSFENISSISLSVQPKENKHTASVSDVEVVSINTSEPIKKEKTENDEKLKKVQSFLSKKWDMDKKQIIVTMGGGEADER
- a CDS encoding SpoIIIAH-like family protein translates to MLLKKQTVWLLTMLSLVVVLSVYYITSPSPQSDNVAFTDKEESKEKESAKQTDKETEQKAASTTEKNGETVVSTVENEDQFLAMRMQITDERSKEIEKLEDVVASNEASVEEKSEAKDKVEELSKLNEKEQTIETLIKEKGYDDALVRAEDNGVRIVVKSKEDSKKQANEIMNIVTQEIGAKKVAVEFEPVK
- the accB gene encoding acetyl-CoA carboxylase biotin carboxyl carrier protein, giving the protein MLKIQEIREIIRLVDQSSIEEFMYEHEGSKIKLKKKGALAAQQKVVIQEQPVQQIPAQPSVQPVVQQNEPQQPVHTEEKKEESNLHKITSPMVGTFYNSSSPEAGPYVQTGTKVKQDSVVCIVEAMKLFNEIEAEVTGEIVEILVENGQLVEYGQPLFLVKPE
- the spoIIIAG gene encoding stage III sporulation protein AG is translated as MSDKESNKKKSFLARLSSSDPPKKNRKLAYVILLLAAGVFVMLYGNFQSSTAKPDAVETKSSGDSQQEKEEVETFGSGKEKQARTISDYEKKYEAELTDVLESMIGVDNVQVFVNVDATEEKVYEHNTVNQSQTTEENDREGGTRNIEDNSVDQQLVIVRNGDKEQPVVVKTLKPDIRGVLVVAKGADNIKVKKSVVDAVTRVLDVPSHRVAVTPKKTKGD